One genomic segment of Chitinophaga sancti includes these proteins:
- a CDS encoding gluconokinase, giving the protein MAYIIGVDIGTSSAKVIAVKEDGSVKAHCQQEYTIRQSRPGYSEQDPAFILAAVKSGIRSVATIMKAAPAAISFSSAMHSVMIMSEQGEALTPLIIWADNRSEQVADKLRGTVQGKKIYEQTGTPIHAMSPLCKIIWWKENEPELYKQAACFVGIKEYIFYHFFGRYITDHSIASATGLFNIHELCWNTDSLTLAGITAQQLPEAVSSDTIITGLDPVIAAELNIPVDTQFIAGASDGCLAQLGSNALDAGHASLTIGTSGAVRMAIPNAMTDQYNRLFTYILTPGHFVIGGAINNGGVLLQWYLDKFLQTGMQIDAGLQQAFATPAGAAGVICLPYLHGERAPVWDGHAKGAFIGIQPQHTQWHFMRAILEGMAYGLLSITKALEETTGEVKKISVSGGFTASKEWVQLLADIFQQPMYMTKESDASAMGAVILAAGAIKLKITLTAQEEIVFEPDTNKAELYQKAYDVYIKLYEALKPVFPIM; this is encoded by the coding sequence ATGGCATACATCATCGGAGTAGATATAGGAACCAGCAGTGCCAAAGTGATTGCAGTAAAGGAAGACGGGAGCGTAAAGGCGCACTGCCAGCAGGAATACACTATCCGGCAATCCAGGCCTGGATATAGTGAACAGGACCCGGCTTTTATTCTGGCTGCTGTGAAAAGTGGGATCAGAAGCGTAGCGACTATAATGAAGGCAGCGCCGGCTGCTATATCTTTCAGTAGTGCCATGCACAGCGTGATGATCATGTCGGAACAGGGTGAAGCCCTGACCCCACTAATCATCTGGGCCGACAACAGGAGTGAGCAGGTGGCAGACAAGCTGAGAGGCACCGTGCAGGGGAAGAAAATTTATGAACAGACGGGTACGCCTATCCATGCTATGAGTCCACTCTGCAAGATCATATGGTGGAAGGAAAATGAACCGGAATTATACAAACAGGCAGCCTGTTTTGTCGGCATCAAAGAGTACATCTTCTATCATTTCTTTGGCAGGTACATCACCGATCATTCCATTGCCTCTGCTACGGGGCTTTTTAATATTCACGAATTGTGCTGGAATACGGATTCGCTGACACTGGCCGGCATCACAGCACAGCAACTGCCGGAAGCGGTGAGCAGCGATACCATCATCACTGGCTTAGACCCTGTCATTGCAGCAGAGCTGAATATCCCAGTGGATACACAGTTCATAGCCGGCGCCAGTGATGGCTGTCTGGCACAGCTGGGCAGTAATGCCCTCGATGCGGGCCATGCCTCACTGACAATCGGCACCAGTGGCGCCGTGAGAATGGCTATACCCAATGCCATGACGGATCAGTATAACCGGTTGTTTACTTACATTCTGACCCCGGGGCATTTTGTAATAGGAGGTGCTATTAATAATGGAGGTGTATTGCTTCAATGGTACCTGGATAAATTTCTGCAGACAGGTATGCAAATAGACGCCGGTTTACAACAGGCTTTCGCAACTCCTGCGGGTGCAGCAGGTGTGATCTGTCTGCCATATCTGCATGGTGAACGGGCGCCTGTATGGGATGGACATGCAAAGGGGGCTTTTATTGGGATACAACCGCAGCATACCCAATGGCATTTTATGAGAGCGATACTGGAAGGGATGGCTTATGGTTTACTAAGTATTACCAAAGCTTTGGAAGAAACGACCGGGGAGGTAAAGAAGATCTCTGTGAGCGGAGGGTTTACCGCCTCAAAGGAATGGGTGCAACTGCTGGCAGATATATTTCAGCAACCTATGTATATGACGAAGGAGAGTGATGCATCTGCGATGGGAGCTGTGATTCTGGCAGCGGGGGCAATAAAATTAAAGATTACCCTTACAGCTCAGGAGGAAATCGTCTTTGAGCCGGATACGAACAAAGCGGAGCTATATCAAAAAGCTTATGACGTCTATATAAAATTATACGAGGCATTAAAGCCGGTATTCCCTATAATGTAA
- a CDS encoding thiamine pyrophosphate-dependent enzyme: protein MYFDRTHISDDQLLRFYKALLYPRLVEEKMLLLLRQGKVSKWFSGIGQEAIAVGATLALDEHEWILPLHRNLGVFTTRQMPLQQLFHQWQGSPQGYSKGRERSFHFGSTAHHIFGMISHLGPQLSVADGIALAQQLESSGKVTLTFTGEGGTSEGEFHEALNVAAVWGLPVIFLIENNGYGLSTPVAEQYRCEQLADRAAGYGMRGMHINGNNILEVYHAVKEAKRHAMQERQPVLIEAMTFRMRGHEEASGTKYVPPALLEEWAKQDPILHFEKFLQFLNLADDSIRESLKQEIDHDIQAALHETVHAFNLEEELRDIYAPAPVPVAPTGAVSEKRFINAIADALHQAMDLHPDLILMGQDIAEYGGAFKITEGLVGRYGKERVRNTPLCESAVLGAGLGLSVMGYKSMVEMQFADFVSCGFNQIVNNLAKIHYRWGQNANVVIRLPAGAGVGAGPFHSQSNEAWFTHTPGLKVVYPATPEDAKGLLLAALADPNPVLYFEHKALYRSISGPVPDAPYTIEIGKAKVVQDGDDVSIITYGAGVHWALEYARLHAELSIHILDLRSLQPLDYTAIQQAVFTTGKVLILHEATLTGGFGGEIAAWIGEHCFRQLDAPVMRCASLDTPVPFAAELEANFLAKARLHECVQTLLQY from the coding sequence ATGTACTTCGACCGCACACATATCAGTGACGACCAGTTGCTGCGCTTTTACAAAGCCTTACTTTACCCCCGGTTGGTAGAGGAGAAAATGTTATTGCTACTGAGGCAGGGAAAAGTAAGTAAATGGTTTTCAGGTATAGGGCAGGAAGCGATTGCCGTAGGCGCTACTTTAGCCCTGGATGAACATGAATGGATATTGCCGCTGCATCGTAACCTTGGTGTATTTACAACAAGGCAGATGCCTTTGCAACAGTTGTTTCACCAGTGGCAGGGAAGTCCGCAGGGATATAGTAAAGGCAGGGAACGATCTTTTCATTTTGGCAGCACAGCCCATCACATCTTTGGGATGATCTCTCATCTTGGCCCACAGTTGTCTGTAGCGGATGGTATCGCACTGGCGCAGCAGCTGGAATCCTCAGGCAAAGTAACGCTTACCTTTACAGGCGAAGGCGGTACCAGCGAAGGGGAATTCCATGAAGCCCTGAATGTAGCTGCTGTATGGGGTTTACCAGTGATCTTCCTGATAGAGAATAATGGCTATGGGTTGAGTACCCCGGTAGCAGAACAATATCGCTGTGAACAGCTGGCAGATCGGGCAGCCGGCTATGGCATGCGAGGTATGCACATCAATGGCAATAATATCTTAGAGGTATACCATGCAGTGAAGGAGGCAAAACGCCATGCCATGCAGGAACGACAACCGGTATTGATAGAGGCCATGACCTTCAGAATGCGGGGGCATGAAGAAGCCAGTGGCACAAAATACGTACCCCCTGCCCTGCTGGAAGAATGGGCAAAGCAGGACCCGATACTACATTTCGAAAAATTCTTACAGTTTTTGAATCTGGCAGATGATTCCATCCGGGAATCGCTGAAACAGGAAATTGATCACGATATACAAGCGGCATTGCACGAAACGGTGCATGCTTTCAATTTAGAGGAGGAGCTGCGCGATATCTATGCGCCAGCACCGGTACCTGTAGCTCCCACAGGCGCTGTTTCAGAAAAACGGTTTATTAATGCAATAGCCGATGCCCTGCATCAGGCGATGGATCTGCACCCTGACCTTATCCTGATGGGTCAGGATATAGCCGAATATGGTGGTGCATTTAAGATCACAGAAGGATTGGTAGGCCGGTATGGCAAGGAGCGGGTACGCAATACGCCATTGTGTGAGAGTGCCGTACTTGGTGCAGGACTGGGCTTATCAGTGATGGGCTACAAAAGTATGGTAGAGATGCAGTTTGCCGACTTTGTTTCCTGTGGGTTTAACCAGATTGTAAACAATCTCGCCAAGATTCATTACCGTTGGGGGCAAAATGCCAATGTGGTCATTCGGCTCCCGGCAGGAGCAGGCGTAGGGGCAGGTCCCTTTCATTCACAAAGTAATGAGGCCTGGTTTACACATACACCGGGCTTGAAAGTGGTGTACCCGGCTACCCCGGAAGATGCGAAAGGATTATTACTGGCAGCACTGGCAGATCCAAACCCTGTATTGTACTTTGAGCACAAAGCTCTGTACAGGAGTATCAGTGGCCCTGTGCCGGATGCACCTTATACTATTGAAATAGGAAAAGCAAAGGTGGTACAGGATGGAGATGATGTTAGTATCATTACTTATGGAGCAGGCGTACATTGGGCGCTGGAATATGCGCGGCTGCATGCTGAATTATCTATCCATATTCTGGATCTGAGGTCACTGCAACCACTAGATTATACAGCCATTCAACAAGCCGTTTTTACCACCGGAAAAGTGTTGATATTGCACGAAGCGACCTTAACGGGAGGGTTTGGGGGCGAGATTGCCGCCTGGATTGGCGAGCACTGCTTCCGGCAATTGGATGCCCCCGTTATGCGCTGTGCATCCCTGGATACCCCTGTCCCTTTTGCAGCAGAGCTGGAAGCAAATTTCCTTGCGAAGGCACGCCTGCATGAATGCGTACAAACATTATTGCAATATTAA
- a CDS encoding Gfo/Idh/MocA family oxidoreductase yields MVHEKNTPGSQVSRRSFLKDGALAAAGFMIVPRHVLGGKGFIAPSDRLRVAGIGVGGKGESDLEEIAKGPSDIAYLCDVDTRRAANSVKRFPKAKFYKDFREMLDKEHKNIDAVTVSTPDHQHAVAAMAAMQLGKHVYVQKPLTHDIYEARMLAEAAKKYKVVTQMGNQGSSGDGVRQLREWYDAGTIGDVHTVYCYTDRPVWPQGIPWSDMKAPVPAELDWDLWLGTAPYKDYIDKLVPFNWRGWWDYGTGALGDMGCHIIEPPFRILGLGSPKSVECSVGSVYVDEFKRGYFPESCPPSSHVILKFENHKGKEVTLHWMDGGIQPERPEELGPNEIMGDGGNGAIFIGTKGKMMCGTYGRDPKLLPTSRTEQVKVPQKYARVPEGHYVQWVNAAIAGYNSDKDKAISSPFSIAGPLTEALLMANLAIRSFDIRKEANGKTTYPGRYVKLLWDNKNMKVTNFDEANQFVKRTYRQGWSLGV; encoded by the coding sequence ATGGTCCACGAAAAAAACACCCCGGGAAGTCAGGTCTCCCGCCGATCGTTTCTGAAAGATGGCGCACTTGCCGCTGCTGGATTTATGATCGTGCCTCGTCATGTATTAGGTGGAAAAGGCTTCATTGCACCTAGTGACCGCCTGCGTGTTGCCGGTATTGGTGTTGGCGGAAAAGGAGAAAGCGATCTGGAGGAAATAGCAAAAGGCCCTTCTGACATTGCCTATCTCTGCGATGTAGACACCCGTCGTGCAGCAAATAGTGTAAAGCGCTTTCCAAAGGCTAAGTTTTACAAAGACTTCAGAGAGATGCTCGATAAGGAGCATAAGAACATAGATGCTGTGACGGTATCCACACCAGATCACCAGCATGCTGTTGCTGCTATGGCTGCCATGCAGCTGGGCAAACACGTTTACGTGCAAAAGCCCCTCACCCACGACATCTACGAAGCACGCATGCTTGCCGAAGCTGCTAAAAAGTACAAGGTGGTTACCCAGATGGGAAATCAGGGTTCCAGCGGCGATGGCGTACGCCAACTGCGTGAATGGTACGATGCCGGCACTATTGGCGATGTACACACCGTATATTGCTATACCGACAGACCTGTATGGCCACAAGGCATTCCCTGGTCAGATATGAAAGCACCCGTTCCGGCAGAACTGGATTGGGACCTATGGCTAGGTACTGCTCCTTACAAAGATTACATTGATAAACTCGTTCCGTTCAACTGGCGTGGCTGGTGGGATTATGGTACCGGAGCCCTCGGCGATATGGGTTGCCACATCATCGAACCTCCATTCCGTATACTGGGCCTGGGGTCTCCCAAGTCAGTAGAATGTAGTGTAGGTAGCGTATATGTTGATGAATTCAAGAGAGGCTATTTCCCTGAGAGCTGCCCTCCATCATCTCACGTGATCCTGAAATTTGAAAATCACAAAGGCAAGGAAGTAACCCTCCACTGGATGGACGGTGGTATCCAGCCTGAAAGACCGGAAGAACTGGGACCTAATGAAATTATGGGCGACGGTGGTAATGGCGCTATCTTCATCGGTACGAAAGGTAAAATGATGTGTGGTACTTATGGCCGCGATCCCAAATTGCTGCCTACCAGCCGCACAGAACAGGTAAAGGTACCACAGAAATATGCACGCGTACCGGAAGGTCACTATGTACAGTGGGTAAATGCTGCTATCGCTGGTTATAACAGTGATAAGGACAAGGCGATCTCCTCTCCTTTCTCCATTGCAGGGCCGCTCACGGAAGCATTGCTGATGGCCAACCTGGCAATCAGAAGCTTTGACATCCGCAAGGAAGCAAATGGGAAAACCACCTATCCCGGCCGCTATGTAAAACTGCTCTGGGATAATAAAAATATGAAGGTGACCAACTTTGACGAGGCAAATCAGTTCGTAAAAAGAACTTATCGTCAGGGATGGAGCCTGGGAGTATAA
- a CDS encoding hydroxypyruvate isomerase family protein produces MERRKFLQQGTLAGLSTLAFNAATAAAIAPAPLAPEAGKPFNLNYAPHDGMFKNSAGNNVLDQIQFMYDQGFRSFEDNGLMNRDVAEQEKIGNLLAKLGMQMGVFVIDGGDNWKTSLTTGKQEFKDTFVKICRKALETAKRVNAKWATFVPGYFERNLPMGVQTGNVIEALRLGTAILEPQGLVMVLEPLSDNADLFLRTAEQSYMVCKAVNSPSCKILYDIYHMQRNTGNLIPTMDLCWDEIAYIQIGDNPGRKEPTTGEINYKNIFKHLHTKGYKGVLGMEHGNANPGKEGEVALIKAYRESDAFL; encoded by the coding sequence ATGGAAAGAAGAAAATTCTTGCAGCAGGGCACCCTGGCAGGTTTGTCAACCCTTGCTTTCAATGCTGCTACCGCCGCCGCAATTGCCCCGGCCCCCCTGGCTCCGGAGGCAGGCAAACCCTTTAACCTGAACTATGCGCCCCATGATGGCATGTTTAAAAACAGCGCGGGCAACAACGTATTGGACCAGATTCAATTTATGTACGACCAGGGCTTCCGTTCCTTTGAAGACAATGGTCTCATGAACCGCGATGTTGCAGAACAGGAAAAGATCGGAAATCTGCTGGCGAAACTGGGTATGCAAATGGGCGTTTTTGTGATAGACGGCGGAGACAACTGGAAAACCTCCCTCACCACCGGCAAACAGGAATTCAAGGACACCTTTGTAAAAATATGTCGCAAGGCACTTGAAACTGCCAAACGTGTAAATGCCAAATGGGCCACCTTCGTACCAGGCTACTTTGAACGCAACCTACCTATGGGCGTACAAACCGGCAATGTCATCGAAGCACTTCGCCTCGGTACCGCCATTCTTGAACCACAGGGCCTCGTGATGGTGCTGGAGCCCCTGAGCGACAATGCAGACCTCTTTCTCCGTACAGCAGAACAAAGCTATATGGTATGCAAAGCAGTAAATAGCCCCAGTTGCAAAATACTTTACGATATCTACCACATGCAGCGCAATACCGGCAACCTGATACCTACCATGGACCTGTGCTGGGACGAAATCGCCTATATTCAGATCGGAGACAACCCTGGTAGAAAAGAACCCACTACCGGCGAGATCAATTACAAGAACATCTTCAAACATTTACACACAAAGGGATATAAGGGCGTACTCGGTATGGAGCACGGCAATGCCAACCCCGGAAAAGAAGGTGAGGTAGCACTGATAAAGGCTTACAGGGAAAGCGATGCATTTCTGTAA
- a CDS encoding D-alanyl-D-alanine carboxypeptidase/D-alanyl-D-alanine-endopeptidase has product MLLFYLQHPVFSQYTKIQTWSKKELLASKALRQANVGISIYEPATNKYWYNYQEDHFFTPASNMKIFSLYTGMLLLGDSLPAIKYLDTDSVLYVQGTGDPAFLHPDYTWQPVFHLLQQTNKKIKIVPAINENARYGYGWSWNDYADYYQSELNEWPMYGNVARLRHHGDSLYIVPKMYELSTLKDNNLTKLDVKRDELSNRFSMGYNSTIYKAEEEEVPFITGGVEDLAARLEDTLHKPVYIAAQAPAGLQLLRGIPADSLFLPMMHRSDNFFAEQTLMMCANKLFDTISTKRMISFMLDHYLKELPDTPNWADGSGLSRYNLFSPRDFVYVLSNMYKTYPTARLYSLFATGGKGTLKNYYKEQFVHAKTGTLTGVVALSGYLVTKKNKTLVFSVLVNNHNNSATAVRREVEHFLTQVYESY; this is encoded by the coding sequence ATGTTGCTGTTCTATTTGCAACACCCCGTATTTTCGCAGTACACTAAAATTCAAACCTGGTCGAAAAAAGAATTGCTAGCCAGCAAGGCGTTGAGACAGGCGAATGTAGGCATCAGCATCTATGAACCGGCTACTAATAAATACTGGTACAACTACCAGGAAGATCACTTCTTCACGCCGGCTTCCAACATGAAAATATTTTCCCTGTATACTGGTATGTTACTGCTGGGAGATTCTCTGCCTGCTATCAAATACCTGGATACTGATTCTGTGTTGTATGTACAGGGCACCGGGGATCCTGCCTTTTTGCATCCTGACTACACGTGGCAACCGGTCTTCCATTTGCTGCAGCAAACCAATAAGAAAATAAAAATTGTTCCGGCCATCAACGAAAATGCCCGCTATGGTTATGGCTGGTCATGGAATGATTATGCAGATTACTATCAGTCAGAACTAAATGAATGGCCGATGTATGGCAACGTAGCCAGACTACGTCATCATGGAGATAGCTTATACATTGTTCCCAAAATGTATGAGCTCAGCACCCTGAAGGATAATAACCTCACCAAGCTGGATGTAAAAAGAGATGAGCTTAGCAACCGTTTTTCCATGGGCTACAACAGTACTATATATAAAGCGGAAGAAGAAGAAGTTCCTTTCATCACCGGTGGGGTGGAAGACCTTGCAGCCCGCCTGGAGGATACCCTGCACAAACCTGTATACATCGCAGCTCAGGCTCCTGCGGGTTTGCAACTCCTGCGCGGAATTCCGGCTGACTCGCTCTTCCTGCCTATGATGCATAGAAGTGATAACTTCTTTGCAGAGCAAACACTGATGATGTGTGCAAATAAACTCTTTGACACCATCAGCACAAAGCGCATGATCAGCTTTATGCTTGATCACTATTTAAAAGAATTGCCTGATACCCCTAACTGGGCGGATGGCAGTGGCTTATCACGCTACAACCTGTTCTCTCCGAGAGACTTCGTGTATGTACTTTCCAACATGTACAAAACATATCCTACCGCACGTCTTTACAGCCTGTTTGCAACAGGAGGAAAAGGTACGTTGAAGAACTATTATAAAGAGCAGTTTGTACATGCAAAAACAGGTACGCTGACAGGCGTTGTAGCACTGAGTGGATACCTCGTAACTAAGAAAAATAAGACACTGGTATTCAGTGTGCTTGTCAACAATCACAACAACAGCGCCACTGCCGTACGACGGGAAGTAGAACATTTCCTGACGCAGGTATATGAGAGCTATTGA
- a CDS encoding phage holin family protein, with the protein MNFLIRLLISAIAAMVTAYVLPGVYINSFITALVLAIVLAILNLLVKPILVLLTLPVTIITLGLFLLVINAIIIMMASSLVSGFKVDGFIWALLFSLVLTVVSGIMNSLAGTRRDD; encoded by the coding sequence ATGAATTTCCTGATCCGCCTGTTAATTAGCGCCATCGCAGCCATGGTTACAGCTTATGTATTGCCCGGTGTGTATATTAACAGCTTCATTACCGCCCTGGTACTGGCTATTGTATTGGCAATACTGAACCTGCTGGTAAAACCTATTTTAGTACTGTTGACATTACCTGTTACCATCATTACATTAGGGCTATTCCTATTGGTTATCAATGCGATCATTATTATGATGGCCAGTTCGCTGGTGTCCGGATTCAAGGTGGATGGATTTATATGGGCATTGCTGTTCAGCCTTGTGCTGACAGTGGTTTCTGGCATTATGAATAGCCTGGCTGGTACCAGGCGCGATGACTGA
- a CDS encoding Gfo/Idh/MocA family oxidoreductase gives MQKKEFHSGRRDFVKQSSLLAGGLLTLPLISQANFFSGANDVIKIAMIGCGGRGTGAAVQALSTKQNVQLVAMADAFADRLNESYENIKGEVGDKPGRLNVKEEHKFVGFDAYLKAIPLADVVILATPPGFRPIHFEEAVKQGKHIFMEKPVATDPAGIRRVLAAAEIAKAKKLNVVVGLQRRYQNSYRELYKRAQDGIIGDITSMNVWWNQGALWVKPRKPEYTEMEYQMRNWYYFNWLCGDHIVEQHIHNIDVGNWFMNDYPVTAVGMGGRQVRTGKEYGEIYDHHAVEYRFANGVAMNSQCRHWKDSASRVDEEITGTKGRIICDRAVIQDHKGKVLYQFDKKQENQPYQTEHDELFDAVARGVYKYQDAERSAKTTLTAIIGRLATYSGQIIPFDQALKLDLNLQPATYAFDAKPQLLPDTDGNYPVAKPGATRYV, from the coding sequence ATGCAAAAAAAAGAATTCCACTCAGGTCGTCGTGACTTTGTCAAACAATCCTCGCTTTTGGCAGGAGGACTATTAACCCTGCCTTTAATCAGTCAGGCCAATTTTTTCTCAGGCGCCAATGACGTCATTAAGATCGCTATGATTGGCTGCGGAGGCCGTGGCACAGGTGCTGCGGTACAGGCACTGAGCACAAAACAGAATGTACAACTGGTGGCAATGGCCGACGCTTTTGCTGACAGGTTGAACGAAAGCTATGAAAATATAAAAGGGGAGGTGGGTGATAAACCTGGCCGATTGAATGTAAAAGAGGAACATAAGTTCGTCGGCTTCGATGCTTACCTGAAAGCGATTCCACTGGCTGATGTGGTGATACTCGCCACCCCTCCGGGTTTCAGACCTATTCACTTTGAAGAAGCGGTAAAGCAGGGCAAGCATATCTTCATGGAAAAGCCTGTAGCTACTGATCCTGCAGGTATCAGGAGAGTATTGGCCGCTGCAGAAATAGCGAAGGCAAAGAAACTGAATGTGGTAGTCGGGTTACAACGCCGCTATCAGAACTCTTACAGAGAGTTGTATAAACGTGCGCAGGACGGTATCATCGGGGATATTACTTCGATGAATGTGTGGTGGAACCAGGGAGCACTGTGGGTAAAACCCCGCAAACCGGAATATACAGAAATGGAGTACCAGATGCGCAACTGGTATTATTTCAATTGGCTCTGTGGCGATCATATCGTAGAGCAACATATTCACAATATAGATGTGGGCAACTGGTTTATGAATGATTACCCGGTTACCGCCGTAGGTATGGGTGGGCGCCAGGTACGCACAGGCAAAGAGTATGGTGAAATATACGATCACCATGCAGTAGAGTATCGCTTTGCAAATGGCGTAGCGATGAATAGCCAGTGCCGTCACTGGAAAGATAGCGCCAGTCGTGTAGATGAAGAGATCACAGGTACCAAAGGCCGCATCATCTGCGACAGGGCGGTGATACAGGATCACAAAGGAAAGGTGCTGTACCAGTTCGATAAGAAACAGGAGAACCAGCCATACCAGACAGAGCATGATGAACTCTTTGATGCAGTGGCACGCGGTGTATACAAGTACCAGGATGCAGAGCGGTCTGCAAAGACAACGCTCACGGCTATCATTGGCAGACTGGCTACTTACTCCGGGCAGATCATTCCTTTTGACCAGGCATTGAAGCTGGACCTGAACTTACAACCAGCCACCTATGCATTTGATGCAAAACCGCAATTACTGCCGGATACAGACGGAAATTATCCTGTAGCGAAACCTGGAGCTACCAGGTACGTTTAA
- a CDS encoding formylglycine-generating enzyme family protein: MKNKLLVLSLGCMITQSVSGQDNSPPNQSYTATLPGTTVSFRMVAIPAGSFSWGSPVSEKGRKDDEGPRQQVQIGAFWMGAHEVTFDEYDVYSDAEKDKTPIPDGMTRPSPPYIDLTLGMGKQGGFPANSMSQYGALSYCRWLYVKTGIFYRLPTEAEWEYACRAGAATAYPFGKDSSSLKQYAWYADNSGGKYHKVGELQPNAWGLYDMLGNVAEWTLDQYDVHYLEQAPDKDPWKQPTSRTPRSIKGGNYQDNATQLRSAARLKSDPDWNRRDPQIPKSKWWNADAPFIGFRIIRPVKQPTKEEAEQFFADVLDKYIGSR, encoded by the coding sequence ATGAAAAACAAATTGCTTGTACTGTCTCTAGGCTGTATGATCACCCAAAGTGTGTCCGGCCAGGACAATAGTCCTCCCAACCAGTCCTATACGGCCACCCTTCCTGGTACGACTGTTTCTTTCAGGATGGTGGCCATTCCTGCTGGCTCGTTCAGCTGGGGGAGCCCTGTCTCGGAAAAAGGCAGGAAGGATGATGAAGGTCCCCGCCAGCAGGTACAAATCGGAGCATTCTGGATGGGCGCACATGAAGTGACCTTCGATGAATACGATGTGTACTCGGATGCAGAAAAGGACAAAACCCCCATTCCTGATGGTATGACCCGGCCCAGTCCGCCATATATTGACCTGACCCTGGGTATGGGCAAGCAGGGTGGCTTTCCGGCAAACAGCATGAGCCAATACGGTGCATTGAGCTACTGTCGCTGGTTGTATGTTAAAACCGGGATCTTCTACCGCCTGCCTACAGAAGCAGAATGGGAATATGCCTGTCGTGCAGGAGCTGCTACAGCTTATCCTTTTGGTAAGGATAGCAGCAGTTTAAAACAGTACGCCTGGTATGCTGACAACAGTGGTGGCAAGTACCACAAGGTAGGAGAGTTGCAACCCAATGCCTGGGGGTTGTACGACATGCTGGGCAATGTAGCAGAATGGACCCTGGACCAGTATGATGTACATTACCTGGAACAGGCGCCTGACAAAGATCCATGGAAGCAACCTACTTCCAGAACACCCCGTAGCATCAAAGGGGGCAATTACCAGGATAATGCGACACAACTGCGTAGTGCGGCCCGCCTGAAATCTGATCCGGATTGGAACAGACGTGACCCTCAGATACCCAAAAGCAAGTGGTGGAATGCCGATGCGCCTTTTATCGGATTTCGCATTATCCGCCCTGTAAAGCAACCTACGAAAGAAGAAGCCGAGCAGTTCTTTGCTGACGTGCTGGATAAATATATTGGTTCCAGATAA